In one window of Leptospira bourretii DNA:
- a CDS encoding MBL fold metallo-hydrolase: MATTLGKLPHGDILKRISQSEHFQSGSFQNIEHTEMLAPNSSYWKMAIKYWQKPNSIRPSSPIPSTKINLKDLDANKAQYIWFGHSSYLLLAEGKKILVDPVFSGYASPVPFAVQSFEGTDIYLPEDMPDLDILIITHDHYDHLDYETMLKIHPRTKKIIVPLGVSAHLLSWGVPLSKIIELDWFETKEIDPIITVTATPTRHFSGRSVLRNKSLWCSYVLKLGEYKVFIGGDSGYGSVFESIGKKYGPFDLAFLECGQYGDDWPSIHMRPEETAMAAANIGAKSFVPVHWGKFILSLHPWNDPIKRVLTASQNIKLNLQVPKIGESFEFTGSGSVDGWWNFQ, translated from the coding sequence TTGGCAACAACTCTCGGCAAACTCCCTCACGGTGATATTCTCAAACGGATTTCTCAGTCTGAACACTTTCAATCTGGAAGTTTTCAAAACATAGAACATACAGAAATGTTAGCACCTAACAGTTCTTACTGGAAAATGGCTATCAAATATTGGCAAAAACCAAATTCCATTCGGCCTTCTTCCCCCATTCCGTCTACCAAAATCAATTTAAAAGATCTAGATGCAAATAAAGCACAATACATTTGGTTCGGGCATTCTTCTTATCTTCTTCTAGCGGAAGGAAAAAAGATCTTAGTGGATCCTGTTTTTTCCGGTTATGCCTCTCCTGTCCCTTTTGCAGTTCAATCGTTTGAAGGAACTGATATCTATCTTCCTGAAGATATGCCAGATTTAGATATTCTGATCATCACTCATGATCATTACGACCATCTTGATTATGAAACAATGTTAAAGATACATCCGAGGACAAAAAAAATCATCGTTCCCTTAGGTGTCTCTGCTCATTTATTGTCTTGGGGAGTACCTCTCTCAAAAATCATTGAATTGGATTGGTTTGAAACAAAGGAAATTGATCCCATCATCACAGTCACGGCCACTCCAACACGACATTTTTCTGGACGAAGTGTACTTAGAAACAAAAGCCTTTGGTGTTCTTATGTTTTAAAACTTGGTGAGTATAAAGTTTTTATTGGTGGTGATTCAGGATACGGATCTGTGTTTGAATCCATTGGAAAAAAATACGGACCATTCGATTTGGCTTTTTTAGAATGCGGGCAATATGGTGACGACTGGCCTTCCATTCATATGCGCCCTGAAGAAACAGCTATGGCCGCAGCGAATATTGGTGCCAAATCCTTTGTACCAGTGCATTGGGGAAAATTTATTTTGTCTCTGCATCCTTGGAATGATCCTATCAAACGAGTGCTTACTGCTTCCCAAAATATAAAACTAAATTTACAAGTGCCAAAAATTGGAGAAAGTTTTGAATTCACAGGATCTGGCAGTGTGGATGGTTGGTGGAATTTTCAATGA
- a CDS encoding SDR family NAD(P)-dependent oxidoreductase — translation MKNALVVGATSDIGIYIAESLAKRGYSLSLTGRNKQKLSDTQVKIKSQFLVPVEIFEWDVTNFHSHQQYFNGLSQKPDIVFFVVGYYEDQTKAREDQNELLRTIQTNYSAVVSLINIISLDMEKRGEGTIVAISSVAGDRGRQMNYIYGSAKAGLTTYLSGLRTLLFPKGVHITTIQLGPVYTKMSEGHNLIPWLTLQPKVAAELIVRAGLKKKNLIYIRWPWRWIMMVIRMIPEWIFKRLPPF, via the coding sequence ATGAAAAATGCACTTGTCGTTGGAGCCACATCCGACATTGGAATTTATATTGCAGAATCTCTTGCAAAAAGAGGATATTCTCTTTCTTTAACGGGAAGAAATAAACAAAAGTTATCTGATACACAAGTTAAAATTAAATCTCAATTTTTGGTTCCTGTGGAAATTTTTGAATGGGATGTTACTAATTTTCATTCTCATCAACAGTATTTTAATGGGCTTTCCCAAAAACCAGATATTGTTTTTTTCGTAGTCGGATACTATGAAGACCAAACCAAAGCAAGAGAAGATCAAAATGAACTTCTTCGAACCATTCAAACAAACTACTCTGCGGTTGTTTCTCTTATAAACATCATTTCCTTGGATATGGAGAAAAGAGGAGAAGGAACCATTGTTGCCATTAGTTCTGTGGCTGGAGACCGAGGCAGACAAATGAACTATATATACGGGAGTGCAAAAGCAGGACTTACCACATATCTTTCAGGTCTTAGGACTCTCTTGTTTCCAAAGGGAGTCCATATCACAACCATCCAATTAGGACCAGTTTACACAAAAATGTCGGAGGGGCATAACTTAATCCCTTGGCTCACCTTACAACCTAAAGTTGCCGCAGAACTCATTGTCCGTGCAGGATTAAAGAAAAAAAATTTAATCTACATTCGTTGGCCATGGAGATGGATCATGATGGTGATTCGTATGATCCCTGAATGGATTTTCAAACGCCTTCCACCTTTTTAA
- a CDS encoding BPSS1187 family protein — MVTILGLGLYARSCVGQNTFPASGSVGALTRLQIQPSLTSSAITSYNQPHHVYPPQSGVSRKNILSVFYPGTGSTPCEIGAILQQGASRGYHIIGLSYPNGEAVNSLCNQGAARSDVGCFENLRREVVTGADVSPYVSVDVANSIEGRLLSLIQYLVQTRPGEGWDQFLSGNVVNWSLVYVGGHSQGSGHAAFHGKIRTLGRVSIYSGVSDYSLQFATLPSWMGAAQNTPAASYYGLIHENDTVANFSGDTNQVTDAWSSQFSMTGTLTNTSVGSPFGNSHRLVTSACNGMGTAALHSCPMINGFQSIWNYISYP, encoded by the coding sequence TTGGTCACAATTCTCGGGCTTGGATTGTATGCCAGGTCTTGTGTGGGTCAAAATACATTTCCTGCAAGCGGTTCTGTCGGGGCATTGACAAGGTTACAAATCCAACCTTCTCTAACTTCTTCTGCGATCACTTCTTATAATCAACCCCATCACGTTTACCCTCCGCAATCGGGTGTTAGTCGAAAAAATATTCTTTCCGTTTTTTATCCTGGAACTGGTTCGACACCTTGTGAAATCGGAGCCATCCTACAACAAGGTGCTTCTCGCGGATACCATATCATTGGACTAAGTTACCCCAATGGAGAAGCAGTGAATAGTCTTTGTAACCAAGGTGCGGCAAGATCTGATGTTGGATGTTTTGAAAACTTAAGAAGAGAAGTGGTAACAGGTGCCGATGTTTCTCCCTATGTCTCAGTAGATGTAGCCAATTCAATCGAAGGAAGGTTACTTAGTCTCATTCAATATTTAGTCCAAACGAGACCGGGCGAAGGTTGGGACCAATTTCTTTCAGGCAATGTTGTCAATTGGTCCTTAGTGTATGTCGGGGGACATTCGCAAGGAAGTGGACATGCTGCCTTTCATGGAAAAATTCGAACTCTGGGACGAGTCTCTATATACAGTGGAGTTTCTGATTATAGTTTGCAATTTGCTACTTTGCCTAGTTGGATGGGAGCCGCCCAAAACACACCAGCGGCATCTTATTATGGACTCATTCATGAAAATGATACGGTTGCTAATTTTAGTGGGGATACAAACCAAGTAACAGATGCTTGGTCAAGTCAGTTTTCTATGACAGGAACTCTTACGAATACAAGTGTTGGTTCTCCATTCGGAAATAGCCATCGTTTGGTGACAAGTGCTTGTAACGGAATGGGGACAGCTGCATTACACAGTTGCCCTATGATCAATGGATTCCAATCCATTTGGAACTATATTAGTTACCCGTAA
- a CDS encoding SCO family protein, giving the protein MKFQSTLQFIIFFICLVFSSGCDEQNSNNHHHHHGEEHVLAANDAAQGSLFDLGSKWTTELNKTISLNQYRGSLFIISMFYATCQSICPRLVADMEQLAKKIKESTGREPRMVLVSFDSEKDSPDVLNAYKKKMKLNDNWTLLSGKEADIRMLSVVLGINYKKISNGEFNHSAVYSLVSKEGFIVSRIEGIGSNADVLISQYQKLK; this is encoded by the coding sequence ATGAAATTTCAATCGACTCTCCAATTCATCATTTTTTTCATTTGTTTGGTTTTTAGTTCCGGCTGCGACGAACAAAATTCAAACAACCATCACCACCATCATGGAGAAGAACATGTGTTGGCTGCAAATGATGCTGCACAAGGCAGTCTGTTTGATTTAGGTTCCAAGTGGACAACGGAATTAAACAAAACAATTTCTTTGAACCAGTATCGAGGTTCTCTTTTTATCATTAGTATGTTCTACGCAACTTGCCAGTCCATTTGTCCAAGACTTGTGGCTGATATGGAACAATTAGCCAAAAAAATAAAGGAATCAACTGGTAGGGAGCCTCGTATGGTCCTTGTTAGTTTTGATTCTGAAAAAGACAGCCCAGATGTCCTGAATGCTTATAAAAAGAAAATGAAACTAAACGACAATTGGACTCTTCTTTCTGGAAAGGAAGCAGACATTCGAATGTTATCCGTTGTCCTTGGTATCAATTATAAAAAGATTTCCAATGGAGAGTTTAATCATTCGGCAGTTTATAGTTTGGTTTCAAAAGAAGGTTTTATTGTTTCACGAATTGAAGGTATAGGTTCGAATGCAGATGTTTTAATTTCCCAATACCAAAAATTAAAATAA
- a CDS encoding formylglycine-generating enzyme family protein, whose protein sequence is MNRFFVFLILVLTISLSAEMVKIPRGSLKPFLKESESRLGDKVIVKGFYLDEYPVTKKEYFEFIEANPEWEKGKVSHLFADGGYLGDWKEKVPTNRDSNSPVTYVSWFSANAYCNWKGKRLPTESEWEYVASIPPIGKNKKAVESVILGWYGEQKPEFLPSVGKYKNGLGVYDQHGMIWEWVFDFNNTSVTGDSRQDTDLESNLFCGGGSLKANDFSNYASYMRYGYRAGLKGWYTAKYLGFRCASDIKIKDNSL, encoded by the coding sequence ATGAATCGTTTTTTTGTTTTTTTAATCTTGGTTTTAACCATTTCACTTTCTGCTGAAATGGTTAAAATACCTAGAGGAAGTTTAAAACCTTTTTTAAAAGAGAGCGAATCCAGGTTAGGTGATAAAGTAATCGTAAAAGGTTTTTATTTGGATGAATATCCTGTTACCAAAAAAGAATATTTTGAATTTATCGAAGCCAATCCTGAATGGGAAAAGGGAAAAGTCTCCCATTTGTTTGCTGATGGTGGGTATTTGGGAGATTGGAAAGAAAAGGTTCCGACCAACCGCGATTCCAATTCTCCCGTAACTTATGTATCCTGGTTTAGTGCTAATGCATATTGCAACTGGAAAGGGAAACGTTTGCCTACCGAATCAGAATGGGAGTATGTAGCCAGTATTCCTCCAATTGGGAAAAATAAAAAAGCTGTCGAATCGGTAATTCTTGGTTGGTATGGGGAACAAAAGCCAGAGTTTCTTCCATCTGTCGGTAAATATAAAAACGGTTTAGGAGTGTATGACCAACATGGAATGATTTGGGAATGGGTATTTGATTTTAATAATACTTCTGTAACTGGTGATTCAAGACAAGATACCGATTTAGAAAGTAATCTTTTTTGTGGCGGCGGTTCATTAAAGGCTAATGATTTTTCTAATTATGCATCTTACATGCGTTATGGGTATCGGGCTGGATTGAAAGGTTGGTATACTGCCAAATATTTAGGGTTTAGATGTGCATCAGATATTAAAATAAAGGACAATTCATTATGA
- the nirK gene encoding copper-containing nitrite reductase: protein MLTKLPKPKNFEIYLLLMIITSLFSVCSGPKTEEAKLTYAPEVPPHIDRTNEAKVIVNMETVEVVGRLADGVEYTFWTFGGSVPGPMIRVREGDEVEFHLKNHPSSKMPHNIDLHAVTGQGGGAAASLTIPGHASKFSFKALNPGLYIYHCATSPVGMHIANGMYGLIFVQPKDDLPKVDKEYYVVQSEFYTKGKNGEPGLQPFSMEKAITEIPDYVVFNGSVGSLVEDRAITAKVGETVRLFVGNGGPNLVSSFHVIGEIFDNVYTEGGILPNQKNVQTTLIPAGGSAIVDFKVEVPGTLILVDHSIFRTFNKGSLGMLKVEGEPNATVYSGKQDDTVYLPEGPAIQRMVTEVKPKVSAKTPKEILANGERVYKSVCAACHMKEGQGVVGVFPPLAKSDYLNADKARAIQILKKGLSGPITVNGQKYNNVMPHLELSNEEIASVLSYVYNQWGNKGIMVSEAEVR from the coding sequence ATGCTGACGAAACTACCGAAACCCAAGAACTTCGAGATTTATCTTCTCCTAATGATCATAACAAGTTTATTCTCTGTTTGTTCAGGCCCAAAAACAGAAGAGGCAAAACTTACTTATGCGCCTGAAGTGCCACCTCATATTGATCGGACAAATGAAGCCAAAGTCATCGTCAATATGGAAACTGTGGAAGTTGTGGGTCGGCTTGCCGATGGAGTCGAATATACGTTTTGGACTTTTGGCGGATCTGTACCTGGGCCGATGATTCGTGTGAGGGAAGGAGATGAGGTAGAATTTCACCTCAAAAATCATCCTTCCAGTAAAATGCCACATAACATTGATTTGCATGCAGTGACTGGGCAAGGTGGAGGAGCTGCTGCTTCTCTCACAATCCCTGGACATGCATCTAAATTTTCTTTTAAAGCTTTAAATCCGGGATTGTACATTTACCACTGTGCTACTTCTCCTGTGGGAATGCACATTGCGAACGGAATGTACGGTTTGATCTTTGTTCAGCCTAAAGATGATCTTCCTAAAGTGGACAAAGAATACTATGTTGTACAAAGTGAGTTTTATACTAAAGGTAAGAATGGAGAACCTGGTCTCCAACCTTTTAGCATGGAAAAAGCGATTACCGAAATTCCTGATTACGTTGTTTTTAATGGTTCAGTAGGTTCTTTGGTCGAAGACCGTGCCATCACTGCGAAAGTCGGAGAAACCGTGCGATTGTTTGTTGGGAATGGTGGCCCTAATTTAGTATCTTCCTTTCACGTGATTGGCGAAATTTTTGATAATGTTTATACAGAAGGTGGGATACTACCTAATCAAAAAAATGTTCAAACCACTCTCATTCCAGCCGGTGGTTCTGCCATTGTTGATTTTAAAGTTGAGGTCCCAGGTACTTTGATTCTTGTTGACCATTCTATCTTTAGAACATTTAACAAAGGTTCACTTGGAATGTTGAAAGTCGAAGGAGAACCCAATGCAACTGTATATTCTGGAAAACAGGATGATACAGTTTACCTTCCTGAAGGACCAGCCATCCAAAGGATGGTAACGGAAGTAAAACCAAAGGTTTCCGCAAAAACTCCAAAAGAAATTTTGGCCAATGGGGAAAGAGTATATAAATCAGTTTGTGCTGCTTGTCATATGAAAGAAGGACAAGGAGTCGTTGGTGTCTTCCCACCCCTTGCAAAGTCTGATTATTTGAATGCGGACAAGGCTCGTGCGATCCAAATTTTGAAAAAAGGGCTTAGTGGTCCAATCACAGTGAATGGACAAAAATATAATAATGTTATGCCTCATTTGGAACTTTCGAATGAAGAGATAGCTAGTGTCCTTAGTTATGTATACAACCAATGGGGAAACAAAGGAATTATGGTTTCTGAAGCTGAGGTAAGATAA
- a CDS encoding GAF domain-containing SpoIIE family protein phosphatase, which produces MSLDPQTSLSKFRSLLHISSILNANLDLHQLLPLIMLYSKDLLEAEASSLFLLENEEFLYCEVALGEKGEIIQQYARLELGEGIVGMVAREKKPIALEDAYKDPRFNATMDKRTGFKTKSLICVPLFVEERLIGTLEVINKTNNRIFDASDLEYLISLSEVAATAIQNANTKDSLDKRILELSLLYEFEKLSVSEKSLNELGKWILNRVLEYLGASSGTIYLANADKQELSILSAKGIPEDAYDQIKVPYGTGVSGWVAEKRESLLIHNLDLDPRYNKLAPYKFESKSLISAPLVFQEELLGVISINNKVSGYAFQHSDLDLLTNIAARLSSTIKNAQLFHQIIDTGKELNRAKNIMKKIMPSILPNSNGLSYGVAHIPLEQVGGDFYDVTELEDSKFSILIADISGHGLSAAVLAAMAHMVLKNFEPDIKLSPSLFLTTLNHMLYGKLAGNFLTAFYGIIDLKNNTLLCANAGHNAPFLLDKKDSPLIQLDVKGKILGLIPDLFYEEKKFPFAPGNRLVMYTDGITEHMSKDHNKRYDEDLFQKAILKSKTLDSQNSADDLIQAAREYVGTNDFADDVTVLLVDRI; this is translated from the coding sequence ATGTCGTTAGACCCTCAAACTAGCCTTAGTAAGTTTCGTAGCCTACTCCATATTTCTTCCATTCTGAATGCCAACCTGGATTTACACCAACTTTTGCCACTCATTATGTTATATTCTAAAGATCTACTAGAAGCCGAAGCAAGTTCGCTCTTTCTTCTGGAAAATGAGGAATTTCTGTATTGTGAAGTGGCTTTAGGTGAAAAGGGGGAGATCATCCAACAGTATGCTCGTTTGGAGTTAGGTGAAGGGATTGTGGGTATGGTAGCGAGAGAAAAAAAACCAATCGCTCTAGAGGATGCTTACAAAGACCCAAGATTCAATGCAACTATGGACAAACGAACCGGATTCAAAACAAAGTCCCTAATTTGTGTGCCTTTGTTTGTTGAAGAAAGGTTGATTGGAACTTTAGAAGTCATCAACAAAACAAATAATAGAATCTTTGATGCTTCCGATTTGGAATATTTAATTTCTCTTTCGGAAGTTGCTGCCACTGCCATCCAAAATGCAAATACCAAAGACAGTTTGGACAAACGAATTCTCGAATTGTCTCTATTATATGAATTTGAAAAATTATCAGTTTCCGAAAAAAGTCTGAACGAACTAGGCAAATGGATTCTCAATCGAGTTTTAGAATATTTGGGAGCTTCTTCTGGAACAATCTATTTAGCAAACGCCGACAAACAAGAATTAAGTATTCTTTCTGCAAAAGGGATTCCTGAAGATGCTTATGACCAAATCAAAGTTCCTTATGGGACAGGTGTCTCCGGATGGGTTGCAGAAAAAAGAGAAAGCCTTCTCATCCACAACTTGGACTTAGATCCGAGATACAACAAACTTGCTCCATATAAATTTGAATCCAAATCTCTTATCTCGGCACCGCTCGTCTTTCAAGAGGAGCTACTTGGTGTCATCAGCATCAACAACAAAGTTTCTGGGTATGCGTTTCAACATTCTGATTTAGATTTATTAACAAATATTGCGGCAAGACTCAGTAGTACGATCAAAAACGCACAACTATTCCATCAAATTATTGATACAGGGAAAGAGTTGAATCGGGCAAAAAACATAATGAAAAAAATTATGCCATCGATTCTACCAAATTCAAACGGACTTTCTTACGGTGTCGCGCACATTCCTCTAGAACAAGTTGGCGGTGACTTTTATGATGTAACTGAATTAGAAGATTCTAAGTTTTCAATTTTGATTGCAGACATTTCTGGACATGGACTTTCCGCTGCTGTTCTTGCCGCAATGGCCCATATGGTTTTAAAAAATTTTGAACCAGATATCAAACTTAGCCCATCATTATTTTTGACAACTTTGAACCATATGTTGTATGGGAAGTTAGCAGGAAATTTTCTCACTGCTTTCTATGGAATCATTGATCTCAAAAATAATACTCTGCTTTGTGCTAACGCAGGCCACAATGCTCCATTTTTATTGGACAAAAAAGACTCTCCCTTAATTCAACTTGATGTGAAAGGAAAAATTTTAGGGCTGATCCCCGATCTATTTTACGAAGAAAAAAAGTTTCCATTTGCACCGGGAAATCGTTTGGTCATGTATACCGATGGAATTACCGAACATATGTCAAAAGACCATAACAAACGTTATGATGAAGATTTATTCCAAAAGGCAATTTTAAAATCAAAAACCCTTGATTCCCAAAACTCAGCGGACGATCTCATTCAGGCCGCAAGAGAGTATGTTGGAACAAATGATTTTGCAGATGATGTCACCGTTTTGTTAGTCGATCGTATTTAA
- a CDS encoding methyl-accepting chemotaxis protein: MKNAKINLVENVLTESDVIISRTDAKGLITYVSPDFARISEYTVEEMIGKPHNIVRHPDMPKIVFQELWDYIKVGLPWTGAVKNRAKSGNYYWVDATITPILNEERKVIGYVSVRKKLADDKKKYYEELYKKMGKQKFSFGKKGKVAKNLRTVKYLDVFFVIAGCLPFLGLFCFLYSDKPLLCATLFLLQTVIAFSFIYLLSQKNKKLQKATESVISVSSGRFQYPDHFHNDSRDEVKIMLLSMKSMSINLWGIVSQIQRATHVSIRISEELTDLTNHFFTSTHSMASGSEEAAACMEELTSALTNIKQITANHSVIMSDMRDYMNAVNQNLNGTQNALRGLDELSVRSTEKADLGKQKISDSLEGIDAIKKVSSKILNIVSMITEIADRTNLLSLNASIEAARAGHVGAGFAIVAKEMMSLNEQIAVSAEEIKTYVDETLSVIQETSTKVKDASSEIFSVSDLFYEMKSILNKVAASLYHDLQESNRVKVKLESVEDQVNQIDQSVLEANLASKQISSILLGLSEQAQVIAYKSETLQEKSSLVVSEPKKIMDLVEHYHTGSTERMEITS; the protein is encoded by the coding sequence TTGAAAAATGCAAAAATAAATTTAGTTGAAAATGTTCTTACCGAATCAGATGTCATCATCTCTCGCACCGATGCAAAAGGATTGATTACATATGTGTCGCCTGACTTCGCAAGAATTTCCGAATATACTGTTGAAGAAATGATCGGGAAACCACATAATATTGTTCGGCATCCTGACATGCCAAAAATTGTGTTCCAAGAACTGTGGGACTATATTAAGGTAGGACTTCCTTGGACTGGAGCAGTTAAAAATAGAGCGAAATCAGGGAATTACTATTGGGTTGATGCCACAATCACTCCTATCTTAAACGAAGAAAGAAAGGTCATCGGTTATGTTTCGGTTCGGAAAAAATTGGCTGATGATAAAAAGAAGTATTATGAAGAGTTATACAAAAAAATGGGGAAACAAAAATTTTCTTTTGGGAAAAAAGGAAAAGTTGCAAAAAACCTTAGAACCGTTAAATATTTAGACGTTTTTTTTGTAATTGCGGGTTGCCTTCCATTTTTAGGTTTATTTTGTTTTTTATACTCAGATAAACCATTGTTATGTGCCACTTTGTTTTTGTTACAAACAGTGATTGCTTTCAGCTTTATCTATTTATTGTCTCAAAAAAATAAAAAACTACAAAAAGCAACGGAATCCGTCATTTCCGTTTCATCTGGTAGGTTCCAATACCCAGATCATTTTCATAACGATAGTAGGGATGAAGTCAAAATTATGTTACTTTCTATGAAGAGTATGAGCATTAACCTTTGGGGTATTGTTTCCCAAATCCAAAGAGCAACTCATGTTTCCATTCGAATTTCCGAAGAATTAACTGATCTTACCAATCACTTTTTTACTTCCACCCATTCCATGGCTTCTGGAAGTGAAGAAGCAGCTGCCTGTATGGAAGAACTGACCTCTGCTCTCACCAATATCAAACAAATCACTGCCAATCATTCGGTGATCATGTCTGACATGAGAGATTATATGAATGCTGTGAACCAAAATTTAAACGGAACACAGAATGCATTAAGAGGATTGGATGAATTGTCGGTTAGGTCGACAGAAAAAGCCGATTTAGGAAAACAAAAAATATCGGATTCTTTGGAAGGAATTGATGCTATTAAAAAAGTTTCTAGTAAAATTTTAAATATAGTTTCTATGATCACTGAGATTGCGGATAGAACCAACTTACTTTCATTAAATGCCTCTATTGAGGCAGCAAGGGCCGGACATGTAGGTGCAGGATTTGCGATCGTAGCAAAAGAAATGATGAGTTTGAATGAACAAATTGCAGTGTCAGCTGAAGAAATTAAAACCTATGTAGATGAGACATTGTCTGTGATCCAAGAAACTTCGACAAAGGTGAAAGATGCTTCCTCGGAAATTTTTTCAGTATCCGATTTGTTTTATGAAATGAAATCAATTTTAAATAAAGTAGCTGCATCTTTATACCATGACCTTCAAGAATCAAACCGAGTGAAGGTAAAATTAGAGTCTGTCGAAGACCAAGTCAATCAAATTGACCAATCTGTATTAGAGGCAAATCTTGCTTCCAAACAAATTTCTAGTATTCTGCTTGGGTTATCAGAGCAGGCTCAGGTCATTGCGTATAAATCAGAAACCTTACAAGAAAAGAGTTCTCTTGTGGTCTCGGAACCTAAAAAAATTATGGATTTAGTCGAACATTACCATACGGGTAGTACAGAAAGGATGGAAATAACATCTTGA
- a CDS encoding gamma carbonic anhydrase family protein, producing the protein MIRSFQGHTPSIHSTAWVAPSADIMGKVSIGEESSIWFQCVLRGDVNTITIGKHVNIQDMTLVHVARDLFPVTIGDYVSIGHHATIHGCVLKDHSFVGMGAMLMDDVEIGEWSFVGAGSLVPPGKKIPPGVLIMGSPAKIIRDITDKDREIITRTANNYAKYKENYRAEGIGGTSLS; encoded by the coding sequence ATGATTCGTTCTTTTCAAGGCCATACACCTTCCATCCACTCAACGGCCTGGGTGGCACCTTCTGCTGACATAATGGGAAAAGTATCCATTGGTGAAGAGTCGTCCATTTGGTTCCAATGTGTACTTCGTGGTGACGTAAATACCATCACCATTGGCAAACATGTGAACATTCAAGACATGACTCTCGTACATGTGGCAAGAGATCTCTTTCCTGTCACCATTGGGGATTATGTATCCATTGGCCACCATGCGACCATCCACGGTTGTGTTTTAAAAGACCATAGTTTTGTGGGGATGGGGGCTATGCTTATGGACGATGTGGAGATTGGAGAATGGTCGTTTGTGGGCGCAGGATCCCTCGTTCCACCAGGAAAAAAAATTCCACCAGGGGTTCTCATCATGGGAAGCCCCGCCAAAATCATCCGAGACATCACAGACAAAGACCGAGAAATCATCACCCGCACAGCAAACAACTATGCCAAGTATAAAGAAAACTACCGGGCGGAAGGAATTGGGGGCACATCCCTTTCCTAA